The nucleotide window ATGTACTTTATGTGGAATCATATATGAATTATATGAAACAACACTACTGTGATTCACAACTAGAAAGCTATTTGACGAGGGGAATGAAGGACTTCcccaactgttgttttttggttgaaTGTTATTAAAGTTCATATTTCTTCAATGACATTTAATGGAACTAAATATTTCCACATGGTTCCCGTCCACCAATGAGGTCAATCCTCGGGTCCATTTCTAATAGCACAGCATAATGTGGTTATATTTAAATCAGAATGTATTGATGGATTATAGTTAATGTTTACTTTGTTTGATGGGGTGTGTTGACGTTCCAGTTCTGACAAGTTATTCCCTTGCGTGTCTTGCGCACCATGCCTTTGTAGTTCTTCCCATTTTCGTGGTAGCAATCTGAACATGGGTAAATTGAACACATACCTTTTGATTATTTGCAGCCATTTCTGAATAAAAGCATGCTGAATCACTGGGATGCTCCTCTTTCAAACATCCATAAAATCATTTACATTACTATAACTTCATAGAACTTCAAATCATTTACAGACATTTAAGTAACATTTTCAGATTTCACAACTTGAACAATcgaaaaaataaagacaaccGTGCCACTATATAGTTTGTGGAATGCACATTGTGGACCAGCAGGGGGCACTGCACCTTCAGCTTCGATGTCGTCTGCGCAGCGTTTGATCTGTAAGCAAAGCGCGGTCCTCATCTCAGGCACAGATGTGAAGCACCAGGGAGCCTCCGATCCATCTGGGTTCCTACAGTAGTTCTCCTCCAGGCCCCTGGACGACACAACGTTTCTCTGCATGAGCCACACAAGCTATAAACACGCTCTTCATTGGTTCTTCGatattgtgtgagtgagtatcgTAATCATGAATCAAGTTGAGCCAATCAAGGCTGAACAATGAGTTCTTCAATGATTTCTGAGTCAATGATGGGGGGTAATTGTTTGCCATGTGAAGTGTTTAAAACCTAAGAGGCGTTGTTGAGTAAAAGAttaacacttacacacataatcacacacacacacacacacatccaaacatacacatgcacataaacgcGAACACACTCACCTACCCAACCACCTGCCGGCAggcatacacgcatacacaaacacccacacacactcacttacacacacacagacatacaaatgtACAGATCCACTCACTTGCATTCGTATGTGTTGGGGTAGAAGGGGTGTTCGTGGGGGTACTGTGCGTCCCAGCGCTGGCAGGGGATCCCAGAGGTGGTCTCGTTGATGCGGCCGCGGTAGTCCTCCCCCCGGCTGCGGAAACAGTTGGTGGTGTAGCTGGAGCGATGACGCTTTTTAGGGGCCACGGCTGGCGGGGCCAAACCATAACGAGAGGAGAAAGGGTTTGGGTTTAAAATCTATGAGTGGTGTCTGATTTGTGTTTCTGAAGCTAAACCTGTTGTTCAGTCAATctactatataaatatatacttacTTACATacaggtgaatgtgtgtgtgtctgtgtgtgtgtgtgcgtgtgtgtgtgtgtgcgtgggcgtgcgtgctcgtgtgtctgtgtgtgtgtgtaagtgtatgtgtgcgcttgcgtgtgtgtgtacgtgtgtttgcatgtttgggtgcgcgtgtgtgtgcgcgtgtgtgtgcgcgtgtgtgtgcgcgtgtgtgtgcacgtgtgtgtgggtgggcgggCTTCTTACTGCACTTGCTGatctcacagctctctctctccacctcctggtccgTGGTGTAGCACCAGGGGACGGGCGAGGCGTCCGGGTTCCGGCAGTAGTTGTCATCCAGGCTCTTGTCCGGGTACCTGAACCAACAAAGCCACGTATGGATGGCTGCCCACTGAACCCCAGCTGATCGTACAGATCTCCCCTCGTACAGGGGCTTTATGGTCAAGAAGAACGACTCTGAGCACAAGGTTTGAAAATGGACCTGTACACTGATTATAGAGCATGTTTTACCATAAAAACATACATTAAAGGGCCCACATTATACCTCCAggtatgagtgtgattagccatttcgagccgttttgaaaatctgcctcttctgacacatTACCTGGTGTTGtgatatgggacctttaaacattGTTAGACATTACAAATCTGTTTAAATCTGACACGGGTCTAATGCTGGTTTCCGTTTCCGTGGGCACCGGGTGGGGATGTGTTCGAGGAGGTGGGGATGTGTTAGAGGAGGTGGGGATGTGTTAGAGGAGGTGAGGATGTGTTAGAGGAGGTGGGGATGTGTTAGAGGAGGTGGGGATGTGTTAGAGGAGGTGGGGATGTGTTAGTGGAGGTGGGGATgtgttagaggaggtggagatgtgttcgaggaggtggggatgtgttcgaggaggtggggatgtgttagaggaggtggggatgtgttagaggaggtggggatgtgttcgaggaggtggagatgtgttcgaggaggtggagatgtgTTAGAGGAGGTGGGGATGTGTTCAGGAGGTGGGGATGTGTTCGAGGAGGTGGGGATGTGTTAGAGGAGGTGGGGATGTGTTAGAGGAGGTGGGGATGTGTTAGAGGAGGTGGGGATGTGTTAGAGGAGGTGGGGATGTGTTCGAGGAGGTGGGGATGTGTTAGAGGAGGTGGGGATGTGTTCGAGGAGGTGGGGATGTGTTCGAGGAGGTGGGGATGTGTtcgaggaggtggagatgtgTTAGAGGAGCTGGGGATGTGTTCAGGAGGTGGGGATGTGTTAGAGGAGGTGGGGATGTGTTCGAGGAGGTGGGGATGTGTTAGAGGAGGTGGGGATGTGTTTGAGGAGGTGGGGATGTGTTAGAGGAGGTGGGGTAGGGGACCTACTTCTCTGGCTGGTAGATGTGCTGCTGGGGGTACTGCTGGTCCCATCTCTGGCACTCTCTGCCGCTCACAGTGTGGTCCACCTGACCTCTGTAGTCCTCGCCGTTACACGTGATACACACCTCTGTGGACAcacccaccacaacacacactgttGATACACACCTATGTGGAcactaggggtgtgccaaaatatcgatactgcgacatatcgcgatatttcgtcttgcgggacgttatcgatatgctgacgccaaatatcgatattcaaaggtcccatgacatgaaaatatgaggttttctaacataaatatgagttcccctagcctgcctatggtcccccaattgctaaaacttgcgtttggtgtaaaacgagcactagctgttctgctcgcctttgaaaaaacggaggctcaagtgcgctgatttggaatgtctgtattcttgacgtcatcaggaatctcagctcctccccttactctgcctggcccgcccagagacgttggcccgccaatgagactcgaccgtgcgagcgccacatgtgtgtgtgtttgtgtgaatacacacactgtaacgcaagtgtttcttgtcggttctttgacgtgtcttgtatttccacaacgagactgttgtgggggttatgttatctcagccatggttgagaaggaattgggagaaaggaactttggctttgactggctgaagtacatgaactgcgtcatgccgccggttgccgcgaggcaccatcgcccggcagcgggcagccggcagccggcagcgcgcggttcagtcgacttcaggttgatgtgaaagtggaagaaccagagacgtcgcagaacctgacaaagtcgtttgtgattcattatatcgtctggaggcgcacaccgcttttggccgtgataatatgtattaaatgatatagatttctatgtattatatgatattatttagatatagagctccaggactgtatcgcaagtgttgtacacttccttgttatttggataaccgttctgtcggactctcgtctctggtatttctacaacgagactcgtattgggggttatctcagccaaggttgagaatgaattggggggaaggaactttggctttgactccctcaagaacatgaactacgacatggaggagaaagggattgttggcggcgaatgtctccagcttgagacccgctgagggaccaccgccggaggcggaggtgcctaagcgctgcccgggaacaatccctttctcctccttgtcgtggttcggtctacttcacattgatgaggacgttgaagaaccaggaacgtcggagaacccaacgcggtcgtttgagattcataatatcggatcacacatcttttggcggatataatatatattatatagatatctgtgtaggctatatgataatattttgatatagagctccaggactcccgtgtgttctagaatatttacagaacacggctaaaggctgtgtgcgcctcgccattgcgatacatccactgtaaacagagcgaatgaaactaagcaatgaaatgttttctgcatttattttgttttctaattttctgttactttgcataaaatgtttttgtaataaattctgaatttcttcagtgacacagatatcgtgatgtatcgtgggtgaaatttcttgcaatatatcgataattgcagaatcgctgtatcgtgatattatcgttatcgtgggtaaaatatcgtgatagtatcgtatcgtggggtacctagtgatacccagccctagtggacacacccaccactacacaccacacaccccaccacaacacactcCTGATACACGCCTTTGGtgacacacccaccacaacacacacttgTGATACACACCTCTGTGGACACACCCACCACAACACACTCCTGATACACATTTCTGTGGACCAACCCacctgcaaccacaacacaGGTCGTCTTAACAGTGGGGAGACAGCCTCACGTTACACATGATACAGACtgaaggctcagttatggttccacgtcgacgcaacgcaatgactacgcagacgcttcgacgcagtcgtggaCCTGTttcggttctgcgtcgggttttagtgagtggaccaatcacagcccttactGCCAAaattgggaggcgcacgtcaggcccttgcggggGCGgtaaggagggtccgcaaggacgtaatggatCCGTAGACCCTCTTGCGTTGCGCCGAtctggaaccataactaagccttaaggGACGGCTTGTACCGTCTTTGCAGTGGGGGATATGGCAGCTCTCGTAGCGGCGCTCCGGGTCTGTGGTGTAGCACCAGGGGCCGATACGGTCCCCGTCCGGGTTCCTGCAGTAGTTGAGCTCCAGGCCGTTGTCCCCGGTAGGAGTCCACCTGCAGGACCGGGGGAGGAGCCATGAGGGACCACATTGTAGTGCCGGGCATCGgggggagagaaaagaaggagggaaggaaggaaggatagaTCGAAAGGGcgaaagaaagacagaatgagagagagaaagaaagacagaataaatgaatgaaagacAGAAAGTAAGAGAGAAAGTAAGAAATAAAGGTAGGAAGAATAAATGAAGGAATGAAAGACAAGagacataaataaagaaaaaaggaaagaatgAAGGAAAGAAATCCTGAATGGACAAGAGAAAGAAATCTGACCTGTGATCATGGGGGAACTTTGACCACCACTGTTGACAAGTGTGTCCACTTCTTGTTGTGAACACCTTCCCCCTGTAGTCTTCACCttttcccacaatgcacttCCTCACATAGACTGAAATAAAACAGTAAAAAGAGACAAACAACACAGACAACATCTGATATTAAACACACTACAGGCATCACAGGCGGTTCTGAGGCATTACATGCGGTCCTAACCCTAAATGTTGAGTCCACATCAACGCTCTTTGCAATCAAGAAACCTCTAACAATATTTTGCTGTAGTTTAATCAATATGGCAATTAAAGATAACTAGctggaagaaatataaataggaCAAATTCAGGTCCCTAATCAAGTTTGGTGGTAAGTCTTTCCAAACATTTGTACTTTCTTTGACAAAGTCAGGTCAATAGTTGCAATGTTCTTTGCTTGAGGGTGTACCCTATAGCTGCGGTGGTATCTTAAACTTCATTCTAACCTGTTGATACAGATGGATAAACATTGGCAGACACTTCGCATGGTTCTTTAAAGCACCAGCCTTGACCCCCTAGACTACATAGTCTAGAACCGCCACTGAAAGGTATGACACCTTATGTAACCATCGTGACACAATCTTACCCTTTTTCTCATAAAGGTCGCAGTTTACATTTCTCTTCACCTCCGCATTGCTGCCATCGCCCACCCATTGCAAGTGTTTGCAGGTAATGGAAGGTCGCGTCTCATAATTGAAGGCTCTGGAGGGAAAGGTGTTATTTGGTTATCCATTTTTACATACATGAATATTGTACGTTGTTATTATGCATTTTAATAAACACCAGAGCATGTGAAAatcacatgtgtttgtgtttgtgagagtgcgtgtgtggtttgtgtgcgcgtgtcaccTGCAGTCGAGCGATAGGGAGCATCGAGTAGCACAGTCCTCCAGGGTGAGACCTTCTGTTATGAGCGCCAGCGCTGAGTTCCATGGCGTGGGCACCAGCTCCCTGCCCTCCGAGCGCTGGAAGTCATTCAGTGGACTGCGATACACTATAGGAAAACATGAATCATGTTTCTATAATCAATCAATGCTTATCAATGCTATCGTATAGCATTTGTGTGTAAGCTGGCACATAGAAAACAACGTGTTGGCAGAAGTCCTGCACACATAACCTTTAGACCAAGAGATGACTTCGCAACTAATGGAAGAAAACTTTGTGACACATTGCAATGACACACTGTCTTTTCTGGCCACATAATAATAGCCATGATATTACTATTGTTATAAGGCGTCTGTGAAACGTGGGATATAGGCCTATTATGTTAGACGACATAGGCCACCGCGGTGAATTTAGTTTTAGGTTGGATATTAGACGGATATTCAGTCCAGTTCCAGCCGCGACTTCACGGACAATAGCAGCAGGAGAACGGTTAGCGCACCTCGCAGAGCCTCGCGGTGAATCGCTGGAAACtgatttagggaccgtcaataaattacttcacgtaaatatatcaatacaaaacaaaatacttgcagtattttcaatagcttccatgccatgtgaaccagtgactccaaaccagtatccaattgtagaactaaaccctgagaataggacacaccactttttaaggtattttagtgcttcctctattttatatgaatattaatatgcaggaattatcatatttctttcaatagcttccatgccatgtgacccagtgactccaaaccagtatccaattgtagaactaaaccctaagaataggacacaccactttgtattgtattttcgagcgaatttgtcgcgccacaaatccgtGTGAAcgtgctcgcctgtgcacggcgaaagtgtggcgcgacaaatcaaacttgtcgccggttttctctcgcgaaaaattcgcccgatacgcatCTCTACGTTCAccttgtatgggatcttgtcgccccgtcgcgtgaacgcacaaaaaagtaaaaagtaacaTTACGTGCCTATTTGTATTCGATGTTCGCGACAGGGGCATTTTATACATCCCCTGGAGATGGGGAATTATCATATTTACCattacaattggatactggtttggagtcactgggtcacatggcatggaagctattgaaagaaatatgatagttcctgcatattaatattcatataaaatagagaaagcactaaaatacaatacaaagtggtgtgtcctattcttagggtttagttctacaattggatactgatttggagtcactgggtcacatggcatggaagctattgaaagaaatatgataattcctgcttattaatattcatataaaatagaggaagtaCTAAattaccataaaaagtggtgtgtcctattcttagggtttagttctacaattggatactggtttggagtcactgggtcacatggcatggaagctattgaaagaaatatgatagttcctgcatattaatattcattaaTGCGAGGTGTGCTAACCGTTCTCCTGCAGCTATTGCCGGGCAAATCTCCGTGAAGTCGCGGCTGGAACTGGACTGAATATccgtcgaatatccaacctaaaactaacttcaccgcggtacataggcctacaatcAATCATACAATTGTGACTCTTCTCTTTATGTTTCTATTTGAATTGGGTTACAGATAATTAACCtgatattactattattacagTTAGTCTGTTAATAGGCCATATTGACGTCGCACAATTGAGTTTTCTATAATTCTACTTTTCAATATGTAGGACTTTTAATAAAAGACAATCACTGGGACGTTGACCATCAATCGAGTTTAaagtataggcctactgtataactTAATCGATACGTGGGCGGCTGCTTCAGCATATTCCAAGCGTAATGTCATGATTATTAAAATGTTGGATTCTTATGACGTTTTATAACATCTTCACGTTGAATAAGCCTTTCTTACCTGTAGACATTCCGCAGCAGACGGTCAGGAGTAGAGGGAATAACAACAGTATCATGGTGGCCTTTGACGTGTGTGTTACGCGTTGATACTATCGAGGAACGGCAGGTCGAACAGTAGTGTTACTTTTAGATTTAAATTCGTACCTATACCTATTGGTCCGTTATGATGAAGTCACCATTCCCGTTCATAACCGAAGCATCCGAAAATCATAAAACACCTCAAGTTTCTGAAAGCCACGAGGAGCGCAGCTATGGAAGACATAAAATATTGACTTCGATGCAACCTCCCATACGCAAACATTGAAAGCCTGATCAAACAGAGGCCCTTacccccacaaacacaaccaaTCAATAACATAATCAATCATTAATTATGACTAGAGAACTGGGAAATTGCGGGACGCAATGTCAGGAGAGTGTTCACATTTTATTTGGACGGCCAAAATTAGGTCCCTATCCTACTAACACGTTTTCATTCCTGGCAGAAATAAGCACCGTTATAATCCACGGGCATTTCGGGAGCAGTTCCAGGGAGCGCCGCCAGAGGTCAGTATAAGCACCGGAAGAGAAAACTTTTATATGGTTTTCCGGGACAAAAAATAGTCAACAAAGCAGCGAAAGCCAAAGCAGTCCAGAATACTCAGCAGTGTCAACACTCGTGGTTCATTTGAGGTTGCTGAAAACATTTGAGGTAAGGGACATCTTTAATTGCACATTTACTTAGTATTGCGCAAATCTGTAAATCCACTGTTGCAGAATATCAATTTACGTTTAATGTGGACTTTGAACAGACATTATTTCATCACAACTAGTCTACCAACACTACTGCAAATGGTGACACTTGAGTCACACCCGTTTGTTTGCATATATCAGATGGTAATGACATTGTCCATATGTCCATGTTTTAGCTTCAATAATTACTATGTCTTTAAGTTAACCCATTGTAAGGAAATGTATTCACATAATGTTACTTTAACGTATGATTGTGTTTCAATTATTGTAGTGAGCAGATTACAATCAATAGTAAGTTATAGTAAGCTATGCCGAGATATGATCCTAATCAACATGTCCATTGTCGTTCTGTGCAGGATGTCTGCTGTTAAAATGACCGAGGGAAGTGTGCATGTGGAGTACTGCACGAGCCCCTTGTTTTATAGACAGAGCGAGCCCGCCAGCGGGGAGGCCAGGCTGTGCGTCCTTCTCCTGCATGGCATTCGCTTCACGTCAGAGAACTGGCTCAACATCGGTACTCTGGAGACGCTCGCCAAAGCAGGCTGCCGAGCTGTAGCTATCGACCTACCGGGTAATTCCTCTGAGTAATGCCCTGGCTGCCACATCCAGGACAGCACTAGGGGTTGGCCTGAAATGAGCAGACTGATCGGGTCTTTCACAGTCCCATCTCAGCACTTTGAGGTCATTAAGTAGATGTAAagtgcgttataaataaaatgtattattattattattattattatctcggTCACTTCAGtcactttttatttaatttgtgtAGTAACCCTGGTCGTTAAAGGGGTACCAGAATACCCGTTGGGTAGGCTTGTAAGCTgttctatccagcatacatctcagtggacactcccacttgtgatgtcgctTTAGTCACAGGTGAGGGCAGATCTTCCAACGGCTATAACAGATAATCAAACTGGcccctggtggtaaaatagtaGCCCTTTAATGAGGTTGATTCTCAACATGCCTCCCAGGCCCACGTTATACACCTGACCAGCCCTTTACCTCTTGTCCCTTCACTGGTCCAGGCTTCGGTCAGTCCAAGTCAGCCACGGGCCCTGCAGCCGTGGGGGAGTTGGCCCCTGGCGGGTTCCTGAAGCAGGTTTGTGAGAAGCTGGGGCTGCACTCGGTGGTGGTGATAAGCCCCTCCCTCAGCGGAATGTACTCCCTGCCCTTCGTCATGGGACACCAGCCCGCCATCCGAGCCTACATCCCCGTGGCTCCCATATGCACCGACAAGTTCAGCGCAGAGCAGTACCGCGCTGTACAGGTAGGGGGTGTACATGCACGATGGCACGtcctgctttgttttggttctctTTTGGGGGTGAATCTGAggctttcctctctctcccctgaacCAACAGATTCCAACTTTGATAGTTTACGGCGACAAAGACGAACAGCTTGGAGAACTGTCTCTCGGCAACCTCAGCAAACTGGCCAATCACaaagtggtggtgatgaaaggGGCGGGGCATCCGTGCTATCTGGATGACCCAGACACTTGGCACAAGGCAGTGGTAGAG belongs to Gadus morhua chromosome 13, gadMor3.0, whole genome shotgun sequence and includes:
- the mst1 gene encoding hepatocyte growth factor-like protein encodes the protein MILLLFPLLLTVCCGMSTVYRSPLNDFQRSEGRELVPTPWNSALALITEGLTLEDCATRCSLSLDCRAFNYETRPSITCKHLQWVGDGSNAEVKRNVNCDLYEKKVYVRKCIVGKGEDYRGKVFTTRSGHTCQQWWSKFPHDHRWTPTGDNGLELNYCRNPDGDRIGPWCYTTDPERRYESCHIPHCKDEVCITCNGEDYRGQVDHTVSGRECQRWDQQYPQQHIYQPEKYPDKSLDDNYCRNPDASPVPWCYTTDQEVERESCEISKCTVAPKKRHRSSYTTNCFRSRGEDYRGRINETTSGIPCQRWDAQYPHEHPFYPNTYECKGLEENYCRNPDGSEAPWCFTSVPEMRTALCLQIKRCADDIEAEDCYHENGKNYKGMVRKTRKGITCQNWNVNTPHQTKINPSTHPDGNLTENYCRNPDGDRHGPWCYTTDSKTEFDYCAIKQCAGGKDPVIEPAEEPRFSECGKRDDRVPEVTRRLRIVNGVPGNSPWTVSLRDRKGNHFCGGSLVDPRWVISTKQCFSSCYVDLPGYSAMMGTLFRDPEEGEPGVEAIPLTKIVCGPSESQLVMLQLEYPVQINARISQICLPPERYIVPEGTYCEIAGWGETKGTGDDSVLNVAQIPVLGNRDCNKYFRGRVRENEMCTSSFQGGIGACERDYGGPLACQNSDCWVLEGVIIPMRRCGHPGQPNIFIRVSVYVDWIKKVMGMT
- the abhd14b gene encoding putative protein-lysine deacylase ABHD14B; this encodes MSAVKMTEGSVHVEYCTSPLFYRQSEPASGEARLCVLLLHGIRFTSENWLNIGTLETLAKAGCRAVAIDLPGFGQSKSATGPAAVGELAPGGFLKQVCEKLGLHSVVVISPSLSGMYSLPFVMGHQPAIRAYIPVAPICTDKFSAEQYRAVQIPTLIVYGDKDEQLGELSLGNLSKLANHKVVVMKGAGHPCYLDDPDTWHKAVVEFLHTL